One Ostrea edulis chromosome 2, xbOstEdul1.1, whole genome shotgun sequence genomic region harbors:
- the LOC125681751 gene encoding monocarboxylate transporter 14-like, whose amino-acid sequence MSSERTKERHESGESHDSTDSVGDFIPSPPDGGWGWVIVFSSLVCNIIVDGIGYAFGVLLPQWVEVFGESQSKVSLVGSLLVGVYLCAGPVVSGLTNKFGCRLVAFSGSCLASVGFLLASFSSSINVLMITYGILGGLGFGLIYLPAIVSVGFYFEKKRAIATGIAVSGSGIGTFIFSPANAALLESYDWKYMLMIHAGIILNGCVCAMLMRPLEPPKRKKKKKVREKTMIDRVKEKAIASRKHVGESESSVQVVESFARLQEAKRRREERLKDDESDVTSMPSAYFVKTRDSDRYKHSFSEAGESYCGSPVSDIPKITFTGTENNDPSSPESPRSERSDDKRESKETIQERPNEEEAANKNDGNILNGVYSHEVEPLIENGYAKVVVPSQARDYSSAARLRIGSQHNIEKKDYARPLYRQDIFYSGSVNRIPAYTSQPDMRSYITSITTIPGELEIPPTSIWDSCTCLPKSIVDTLRDMLDFSLLKNSSFVLICVGNLFAMVGFYVPFAYLVDHALEQNVSKTDAAFLLSVIGITNTIGRILAGVIADVTKVDALVINNVALVLSALLLFIEPFCTTYPLLVLFAALYGLCVSAYISLTSIIICDIIGLEKLTNAFGLLTLARGTSSIYGPPIAGAVRVATESYDYSFYLGGLMFAIGAAFHLVLHLPCFKRTGLEDLTEADLIVREIEQPKDQPVAV is encoded by the exons ATGTCCAGTGAAAGGACTAAGGAGCGTCATGAATCGGGGGAATCCCACGACTCCACGGACAGCGTGGGGGACTTCATACCCTCCCCACCGGACGGAGGGTGGGGCTGGGTCATCGTCTTCAGTTCCCTGGTGTGTAACATCATTGTGGATGGTATAGGGTACGCCTTTGGTGTTCTACTTCCTCAGTGGGTGGAGGTGTTTGGAGAATCACAGAGCAAGGTGTCCCTAGTAGGCTCGCTTCTGGTCGGGGTCTACCTTTGTGCTG GGCCCGTGGTCAGTGGTTTGACCAACAAGTTTGGATGTCGACTCGTGGCATTTTCCGGAAGCTGTTTGGCGTCCGTGGGATTCTTGCTAGCGTCTTTCAGCAGTAGTATCAATGTTCTCATGATAACGTATGGGATTTTGGGAG GTTTGGGATTTGGTCTGATTTATTTACCGGCCATTGTCAGTGTAGGTTTCTACTTTGAGAAGAAGCGCGCAATCGCAACTGGAATTGCTGTTTCCGGATCCGGAATAGGAACTTTCATATTTTCGCCGGCAAACGCTGCTTTATTGGAATCTTATGACTGGAAATATATGTTAATGATTCATGCCGGTATAATTCTAAATGGATGTGTTTGCGCAATGCTGATGCGGCCTTTAGAACcaccaaaaagaaaaaagaagaaaaaggtCAGAGAAAAGACGATGATTGATCGTGTTAAGGAAAAAGCAATTGCAAGTCGTAAACACGTGGGCGAATCAGAGTCCAGTGTTCAGGTTGTAGAGAGTTTTGCCAGATTGCAAGAAGCCAAACGAAGGCGTGAAGAAAGACTCAAAGACGATGAGTCTGATGTGACCTCCATGCCCAGTGCTTATTTTGTGAAAACCCGCGACAGTGACAGGTACAAGCACTCTTTTTCAGAGGCAGGTGAAAGCTATTGTGGCAGTCCTGTATCTGATATTCCAAAGATAACATTTACTGGCACTGAAAACAATGACCCGTCATCACCCGAATCCCCGCGTTCTGAAAGGTCAGACGATAAAAGGGAATCCAAAGAAACGATACAAGAGAGACCCAACGAGGAAGAAGCGGCCAACAAAAATGATGGAAACATCCTTAATGGTGTTTACAGTCACGAGGTGGAGCCACTTATTGAAAATGGCTACGCTAAAGTGGTTGTCCCGAGCCAAGCGAGGGATTATTCCTCAGCGGCCAGGCTTCGTATCGGATCCCAACATAACATAGAGAAGAAGGACTATGCTAGACCGCTCTACAGGCAAGACATTTTTTACAGTGGAAGTGTGAATAGAATTCCGGCGTACACGTCACAGCCGGACATGCGCAGTTACATTACAAGTATTACAACAATTCCTGGAGAACTTGAAATTCCTCCCACATCCATTTGGGACAGTTGTACCTGTCTGCCCAAATCCATTGTAGACACATTAAGAGACATGTTAGATTTTTCATTATTAAAAAACTCGTCTTTTGTGTTGATTTGTGTGGGAAACTTATTCGCAATGGTTGGATTTTACGTTCCTTTCGCCTATTTAGTAGATCATGCTTTGGAGCAAAATGTATCGAAAACTGACGCCGCATTCCTCTTATCTGTGATTG GTATCACCAATACCATTGGTCGAATTCTGGCCGGAGTGATAGCTGACGTCACTAAGGTCGACGCTTTGGTGATTAACAACGTAGCGTTGGTTCTGAGCGCTTTACTCCTTTTCATCGAACCCTTCTGTACAACGTACCCCCTGCTTGTTTTGTTCGCTGCCTTGTATGGATTATGTGTCT CCGCGTATATATCTTTGACCTCCATCATCATCTGTGACATCATTGGTCTGGAGAAACTGACCAATGCATTCGGTCTGCTGACTTTGGCCAGGGGGACGTCTTCTATTTACGGACCACCAATAGCTG GCGCAGTTCGTGTTGCTACAGAGAGTTACGACTATTCCTTTTACCTGGGAGGGCTAATGTTCGCGATTGGCGCTGCCTTTCATCTTGTGCTACATTTACCCTGTTTCAAACGGACGGGATTGGAGGATCTGACCGAGGCTGACCTAATTGTGAGAGAAATAGAACAGCCTAAGGATCAACCCGTTGCTGTTTAA